gttgtctttcttttgttATTATTGACCTGGttttatttgaaagaacatGGGATACACAACACTGGATCAAAAAGTGATATTCATTCTACTATACTTCAAGATATGGACCAATATCGCAAACTGTTTGAGGTAGATAAACAGAGTATCGATAAAACAGAGTTTTATGATCTGAATTTATTTGAGGGAACCTCAACGGGGGTGACCAATGAGGAGGTAATCCTGATGTTAATACCATTGCGAAACGCCGAAGACGTGCTTCCTTTCATGTTTCTGAACATGATGAATATGACCTATCCCCATTCTTTGGTTGATGTGGCATTTTTAGTTAGCGATTGTTCTAGTGGAGACTCTACATTGGCAACAGTCTCAGATTTCAGCTTGTTATTACAAAATGGAACACTGTTAACTCACCTTCAGGATTTAGAGGGAAAATATCCGGGATGTACACTCCCTTCGTCatttctgttcaaaaattttatGAAACCGGGATATGGAGAGTCTATTTTAAAGGCATATTCCCCTCCTTATCATtctgagtttgaaaaaccGTTTAGAACTGTccagatttttcaaaaagactTTGGTCAGGCAGTTGGCCAAGGATTCAACGACAGACATGATGTCAAGGTTCAGGGAATTAGACGTAAGCTGATGGGAAGGGCTAGAAATTGGTTGTTATCCGCCGCTTTGAAGCCTTATCATTCGTGGGTATATTGGAGAGATGCTGATATTGAGTCATCTCCAGGCAGCGTTATTCAAGATTTGATGAAGTTCCGAGATCAGGGGTTTGACGTTATTATACCTAATGTTTGGCGACCACTCCCAGAATTTCTCGGGAACGAGCAACCGTACGATTTGAATGCCTGGATAGAGTCTGATGCTGCCAGAGAATTAGCCTCTTCGCtagatgaagacgatgtTATAGTGGAAGGCTATGCCGAGTATCCAACCTGGAGAGTACACCTTGCTTATCTTAGGTCAAATGAGGGCAACCCTGATGATATCATAGATTTGGATGGTGTTGGGGGAGTGTCGATTCTGGCCAGAGCTGAACTTTTTAGAAAAGGTGCACACTTCAGCGCCTTTACCTTTGAAAACCATGCTGAAACAGAGGCTTTTGGAAAAATGGCTAAAAAGATGGGATTCAGAGTCGGAGGTACCCCACATTACACGTTATGGCATATTTATGAACCAAGTGTGGACGATCTAAAGCAAATGAAACACTACAAGGCAAGCGAAAATAATAAACAATAATTTGAGCGTGCTACTTCTACTGTTACACGTAAACCGTCAACTATGATACATCTATTCACGTAAACGTTTTCAGTGAATCATGAAACTAATCAGTCAATCAGTCAATTTTGATCTGAGAATaaattttgaaaataaaTAGCATCACTGCAAGAAATGCAACACTCCCGCAAATCAACCCCATAGCCGCACTCATCAATAACGAGTAGCCAACATACAACAAAGTAGACGCCAGCCCACTTAATCTAAACTTAGATAGAAGTAGAGCATGTACGAAGACATATACAGAGATTCCTGCAccaacaaagaaagatttcCACTGCCAGTGGTAGTTCTCATTGCATAAAGTGTAGTACATTAGCAAGACTGTCACTAGGATAGTCGTTGCTAGCATCAGTATAAAGCAGAAGAATAGGAATCCAAACATGTAATATATTCTGTTGAACCACAAGGAAGAATAAATGAAATACATCTCAATAGAGATGGCACCAAATGGAAACACACCAGCAAGCAGTGCAAGCATGTAAGTCCTCAAATACCATGGTTGCGGAGGTATTTGTCTTGGAATTTGATTCACTTTTGTTGGATTAATGAAAATAGTTTTCTTACtaccaaaaaaagaaccTGCCACGGACAAAGGCACGCTAAAAATGAACCAAATGAATACAATAGCAAATAGTGTTCCAATGGGAACGGCGCCCGAGGAGTGCACGGCAATGAGTACAAAGTTTAAACCAATAAAGACCAGAAATATGGCGCCAGGTACAAGAACTGGATTGAGGAGCATGTTTTTCTTCCAGTCTTCACCTTGGAAGGTCTTATAAAGATTGGCAGATACAAATGATCCCACCGATCCAAATGTGGCATAAAATATGATCATTACCGTGGATAAAGAGCCCCTATTTGAAGGAGATAGTAGTCCTAGCAAGGCAAAAAATGTAGTGGTGAAGGCCATTAACAGCATCTGGACTCCAGAACCAACTAAAACGCACAAGATTAGTTTTTTCTTAGGTGCCCTGAACACATCTCCATGAATCAATTTCCATCCGGTTTCATCCATAACATCTTCATCTAGATCAACTTCGTTGTATTTGCGAATATCATTTCGTAAGCTTCTAACAAGAATATGCGACATTATAATAGATAGTAGCAAAACAATCACTGAAAAGTTGACCAAAGCAAACCACTGAATTTTGGGATCGTATACGTGAAGATACTTATCCCAGCGAGTAGCCCATGCTGTTTCTGAGGGGATGAAAAATACAGAATACGTGAACGTGACTTTAGTATCATGGTGAATGTTCAAACTAACAGGTGAAAAATTGCTTAGGTCGGCATTGCAGGTTGAAGTATTATCCCCGTAATCTAATGAAAACGGTAATACAGTCACACCAACTATTCTGAACTCATTATCTCCACGCTGATGGTATTCAATATGCAGTTCATAATGATTGTACAAGTTTGGACGCATGTCTGAATCTATGCTTCCGAGGTCAAATCCAGATCCATAAAACTCTGTGTTGGTCTTTGTGtcattcattttttgaGCAACAGGCAAGCCATCAATTAACCAGTTGTGTTTGAAACCAGCTCTAATGTTTTTATTGACAAATAAGGCGTCTGTTTTTGAATACGTGGGAGAGCAAAGAGTCTCGCAAGTTTTGTTCTCCAACATACTGATCTCAAAGGGCGAGTTGAAGATACGGTCACCAAAAATTATAGCTCCCAGTGATTCAGATTGCTTATGAGGCCCGCCATCTGGTTTGCAGAAGTGAAACCGAGGAAAATAATAATCGTAAGAATAAACGTATTTTTTGGAGGAAGTTTTTAGTGAGGGAGTGATATGGTTCACCAGTAGTGGAACAGAATCATTTCTGCTATAAGTGGTGGGAGCAACCCCTGGTAGATAGAAGCCTTCGACCATCTTTATCGAAAGCAGCAACATGCATAATAACAATCGCATTGTTAAGACGATCCGATAGTGAACGTTCAGATCAGAAAAAAGGTTTCGGAAGTGAGTTGGAAAAAAGCCAACATTTTATGTGTACATTACATTATACATATATCATCGAGCGCGATCCACATGTATATTTGCGATACTGACGAGATTCGGAATGCGGACTGTTATTATGTAAATAAACATGTTTCAAACAGCCAACTGAACATAATAGTCAGGAATTTAGATAGGAGCCGAGAATGCTAAGAGTTTAATATCAAACTTCCATTTCTGAATAGCCAGCACAGCTCAACATGTCTCCAATTAGAATCAACATCAATCCCTTTTTCAATCATCAATTGTACCAAGTTCTTGATTATGCTTTGTTCTAACCCCTTGGTGTAGGCAGGTCTCTGAAATGGGTCGATTATTTTGATTGCTAGAAGTAGCCACAACGATGCCTTACGATGTCGAGTAAGTCCCAGTTTTTCCATATCAATATTCTTTATTCTTAGCTTGTCACTGGGCCTACTAACTTCTTGATGGTTCAAAGGGCGAGAATAAATGGTATAGGCAAAGGAAATATGCTGGTATATGACCGCCAAAGCAGATCCTTGAAGAATTTTCATAGAAAGCAGCTTTCTTAGTAACTTAATTGATTGGACAAGATACAGCTCATTCATAAAAGCTTCTCCCATGGAAATGAATAGTTCACTCATCAGGATGCAAGATCTCAAGGTATTAGTTCTAAGTGAACATCTTGAAAGGTAAGTGTAGTGCAGGTTTTCAATCGTTGGAAGGATTAAATCGTTGATAATTTTATTGGTAATTCCCACCGTGTTTCCGTTGCCTTCATTCGGCACGGATGCTTGCTTGGAACTTGCTCCGATCAATAAGGAAAAAATCATGAAGTCCTGTAACGAAGCCAAATAGGTCCACGATCtatctttcaaaaaatctttcttcaacaagtCATAGGTTGTATAAGATTTTTTGTAGTCTCTCATCATGAAGTACCAGTCTGCCAGTCGCCTGATCTTGAATTCCTGAGATTTATGGTGGTAGTATCCTTGCACCGCATTGAAtccattttcatcaattccCTGTTGCCTTTCCTGTTCTGAGAACGTCTCAATGCTTCTCTTAGATCCTTTCCAAAAACGATTGctgaaactttttcttggaacAATAAGGTTTTCATGCCATTCATTTACTTTTTTCTCCATGAATGGGAAAACGACTTTAGTAGTAAGATGCTTATAAAAGCCATGAATATCTTCCTGTAAGGTCTTTGGAATAATCATAATTTCTGGATGTGAACTAAAAGCAAAGACACTTCTTTTAATTGTCGTTtcattcaaatttttgGTCTTATCATTCGGGTTTaaactcaaaatcaaagaggaTAGACCAAActtgtttttcaaagaatcccGTAACCATAATCCCTGCTGAAAATCAGTTTCAATACTCAAGTCAACAATGATAATACAAAGTGGATTAATCTCCTTGAGATCTACCCAAAAAGGCACTTTGGTACCCTTCCACTGGGTGTAGAGTGCACCAATACTCTGGCAGTCATCCTGAGTCGTTAATacaaacaattgaaataTGGGGTGGGAGAATGTCtcaaaatttgaaaggGTGTGGCCACCTAggatttttgaaagaaatctAAGAGACACAGACTTATACAATCTCGATCTCTCAGCTTCCACTGCAGTTTCTGCTAGCTGTTGATCGATTAGTTTTAGCATGTCATAGATTGATGAATGAAACTCctccaaatcaaagagttcTTCATTTGTCTGAAATGATTGCAGTGGCATATCTGATATTGATTCAATGAAGCGAATCGAGACTTCTTGAGTGGAATCAATATTATCATCTTGGAAGTACTGCATCAGTTGGAGGATGTTGTTGAATCCGAACCTCTTAGCAATATCATCAGATAATTGGGTCGAAGAAATAGAAACTCTTGGAGAGAATCCATGAAGAATTACGGCAATCGAAACTGAGAAAGGGGAAAAATCATCAGACTCAACTCgatcaaatcttttctgGAGATTAACCAAAGTTAATTCCATCGTAcaaggaaaagaaaagtaTTGTCAGACTTAAGTGGTCGGAATCTACTCGCGACTAGGTACCAAGAGATTAGTTAGTACTAGTATTTACTTCATGATATACCTACCATGTTTTGTCACTAAAATGAAAATTTCTTGTGCCAGTTTTGCAATTGGGCTAAGAAGGGGATTACCAATTTAATCAAGTGAGTCTGTCCCCttttatttttccttttATTTGGCTGATTGTTTTTATCCATTTATATGCGCCGACACCTACTAGATACTTAAAAATTGACTCCTAAATTTGTGAGATTTTGCGAAGTGAACTAAGCTCTTTTTGGCTCCCTTTTTTCCGATGTCGTTGTTTGAGCTTGTATTAAGGAAGAGCAATGTCGGGGGCATTCTTCCATATATTGTCTAGCAGGTTTCCCTCAGAATT
This window of the Komagataella phaffii GS115 chromosome 2, complete sequence genome carries:
- a CDS encoding Component of the mannan polymerase I produces the protein MFPGDFFLLFLLTRICGSHSAKAKKSFSIVNRISRVPVIIVVFLLLLLTWFYLKEHGIHNTGSKSDIHSTILQDMDQYRKLFEVDKQSIDKTEFYDLNLFEGTSTGVTNEEVILMLIPLRNAEDVLPFMFLNMMNMTYPHSLVDVAFLVSDCSSGDSTLATVSDFSLLLQNGTLLTHLQDLEGKYPGCTLPSSFLFKNFMKPGYGESILKAYSPPYHSEFEKPFRTVQIFQKDFGQAVGQGFNDRHDVKVQGIRRKLMGRARNWLLSAALKPYHSWVYWRDADIESSPGSVIQDLMKFRDQGFDVIIPNVWRPLPEFLGNEQPYDLNAWIESDAARELASSLDEDDVIVEGYAEYPTWRVHLAYLRSNEGNPDDIIDLDGVGGVSILARAELFRKGAHFSAFTFENHAETEAFGKMAKKMGFRVGGTPHYTLWHIYEPSVDDLKQMKHYKASENNKQ
- a CDS encoding Protein with a role in cellular adhesion and filamentous growth; protein product: MRLLLCMLLLSIKMVEGFYLPGVAPTTYSRNDSVPLLVNHITPSLKTSSKKYVYSYDYYFPRFHFCKPDGGPHKQSESLGAIIFGDRIFNSPFEISMLENKTCETLCSPTYSKTDALFVNKNIRAGFKHNWLIDGLPVAQKMNDTKTNTEFYGSGFDLGSIDSDMRPNLYNHYELHIEYHQRGDNEFRIVGVTVLPFSLDYGDNTSTCNADLSNFSPVSLNIHHDTKVTFTYSVFFIPSETAWATRWDKYLHVYDPKIQWFALVNFSVIVLLLSIIMSHILVRSLRNDIRKYNEVDLDEDVMDETGWKLIHGDVFRAPKKKLILCVLVGSGVQMLLMAFTTTFFALLGLLSPSNRGSLSTVMIIFYATFGSVGSFVSANLYKTFQGEDWKKNMLLNPVLVPGAIFLVFIGLNFVLIAVHSSGAVPIGTLFAIVFIWFIFSVPLSVAGSFFGSKKTIFINPTKVNQIPRQIPPQPWYLRTYMLALLAGVFPFGAISIEMYFIYSSLWFNRIYYMFGFLFFCFILMLATTILVTVLLMYYTLCNENYHWQWKSFFVGAGISVYVFVHALLLSKFRLSGLASTLLYVGYSLLMSAAMGLICGSVAFLAVMLFIFKIYSQIKID
- a CDS encoding Subunit of TRAPP (transport protein particle); protein product: MELTLVNLQKRFDRVESDDFSPFSVSIAVILHGFSPRVSISSTQLSDDIAKRFGFNNILQLMQYFQDDNIDSTQEVSIRFIESISDMPLQSFQTNEELFDLEEFHSSIYDMLKLIDQQLAETAVEAERSRLYKSVSLRFLSKILGGHTLSNFETFSHPIFQLFVLTTQDDCQSIGALYTQWKGTKVPFWVDLKEINPLCIIIVDLSIETDFQQGLWLRDSLKNKFGLSSLILSLNPNDKTKNLNETTIKRSVFAFSSHPEIMIIPKTLQEDIHGFYKHLTTKVVFPFMEKKVNEWHENLIVPRKSFSNRFWKGSKRSIETFSEQERQQGIDENGFNAVQGYYHHKSQEFKIRRLADWYFMMRDYKKSYTTYDLLKKDFLKDRSWTYLASLQDFMIFSLLIGASSKQASVPNEGNGNTVGITNKIINDLILPTIENLHYTYLSRCSLRTNTLRSCILMSELFISMGEAFMNELYLVQSIKLLRKLLSMKILQGSALAVIYQHISFAYTIYSRPLNHQEVSRPSDKLRIKNIDMEKLGLTRHRKASLWLLLAIKIIDPFQRPAYTKGLEQSIIKNLVQLMIEKGIDVDSNWRHVELCWLFRNGSLILNS